Proteins encoded together in one bacterium window:
- the nadB gene encoding L-aspartate oxidase, producing MSTTIRTDVLVIGSGIAGLFTALKVSQFAEVVVVTKKEKTESNTNYAQGGIASVISQEDSFEKHIKDTLIAGAGLCNENTVKLMVKEGPGRINDLIEIGTQFSLTDGNLDLALEGGHSMPRIIHAKDLTGKEIETALVRKINSLNNINVIENTLAIELITEHNIPSMKSIFLKNRKCYGAYVLDIDTGKVVKILAKAIILATGGVGQVYQHTTNPGIATGDGIAMGYRAGARIANMEFIQFHPTALYSPTKQGFGEQSFLISEAVRGFGGKLITRDGKEFMSKYDSRKELAPRDIVARAIDSELKIRGDEFVLLDISFKNSDEVKSHFPNIYENCLKHGLDITKEPIPVVPAAHYSCGGIMVDEFSRTSLNALYAVGEVSMTGVHGANRLASNSLLEAVVFAQRAADDLKEFIKEYDSQIEDIPDWDESGTLSADEKVLITHSLKEVKQTMWDYVGIVRSNQRLTRASKRIQNIFGEIEEFYKSTKVFPELLELRNLISCAHVIIKSAMQRKESRGLHFTLDYPELLSQAKDTIIQNLNP from the coding sequence GTGAGTACAACAATAAGAACAGACGTTTTGGTAATTGGTAGCGGTATTGCTGGACTGTTCACGGCTTTAAAAGTCTCACAATTTGCTGAAGTTGTGGTTGTCACCAAAAAAGAAAAAACCGAATCCAATACCAACTATGCTCAAGGTGGAATTGCTTCTGTCATCTCCCAAGAAGATTCATTTGAAAAACATATTAAAGATACATTGATTGCAGGAGCAGGTTTATGTAACGAGAATACAGTTAAATTGATGGTAAAGGAAGGTCCCGGAAGAATTAATGATTTAATAGAAATCGGTACCCAGTTTTCATTAACGGATGGAAATCTTGACCTTGCATTGGAAGGTGGCCATTCAATGCCACGGATAATACATGCGAAAGATTTAACTGGAAAAGAAATTGAAACAGCATTAGTTAGAAAGATTAACTCATTAAATAATATAAATGTTATTGAGAATACTTTAGCTATAGAATTGATTACAGAACATAATATTCCAAGTATGAAATCAATCTTCTTGAAAAACCGGAAGTGTTATGGTGCTTATGTCCTTGATATTGATACGGGAAAAGTTGTAAAAATTCTAGCGAAGGCAATCATTCTTGCAACAGGTGGTGTTGGACAAGTTTATCAGCATACAACAAATCCAGGAATAGCAACAGGAGATGGAATTGCAATGGGTTATCGTGCCGGAGCAAGAATTGCAAATATGGAATTCATTCAATTTCATCCGACTGCTCTTTACAGTCCAACAAAACAAGGATTTGGAGAACAATCATTTCTTATCAGTGAAGCAGTAAGAGGGTTCGGTGGTAAGTTAATAACGAGAGATGGTAAAGAATTTATGAGCAAGTATGATTCGAGAAAAGAACTTGCACCAAGGGACATAGTTGCCCGAGCAATTGATTCTGAACTTAAAATTAGAGGTGATGAATTTGTTTTGCTGGATATTTCATTTAAAAATTCGGATGAGGTTAAAAGTCATTTCCCAAATATTTATGAAAATTGTCTAAAGCATGGTCTTGATATAACGAAAGAACCGATTCCTGTTGTACCTGCAGCTCATTATTCTTGCGGAGGAATAATGGTGGATGAATTTTCGAGAACTTCTTTAAATGCACTTTATGCAGTTGGCGAAGTCTCAATGACTGGAGTTCATGGTGCAAACCGACTTGCAAGTAATTCATTACTTGAAGCCGTTGTATTTGCACAACGGGCTGCAGATGACTTAAAAGAATTTATTAAAGAATACGACTCACAAATTGAAGACATACCGGATTGGGATGAGTCGGGAACTTTATCAGCGGATGAAAAGGTATTAATTACCCATAGCTTAAAAGAAGTAAAACAGACAATGTGGGATTACGTAGGAATTGTCAGAAGTAACCAGCGACTTACAAGAGCTTCTAAAAGAATTCAAAATATATTTGGGGAGATTGAAGAATTTTATAAAAGTACCAAAGTCTTTCCCGAACTACTCGAATTGAGGAATCTTATTTCGTGCGCTCACGTTATTATAAAATCAGCTATGCAGAGAAAAGAGAGCAGGGGATTACATTTTACATTGGATTACCCGGAACTTCTCTCCCAAGCTAAAGACACGATCATACAAAATTTGAATCCATAG
- a CDS encoding aspartate aminotransferase family protein: protein MTSPDNLIKKEEEYLLHTYKRLPIDITHGEGVYLFSKEGKKYMDFFSGLAVNSLGYGNKEILNAIESQIKKYIHLSNYYLNSPQIELAEKLVKYSGLSKVFFTNSGTEAVEASIKLVRKASGPDKKIISFSNAFHGRTYGSLSISGKEKYKKQFEPLMPNVIQLNFNDLEELRNSIDNNTAAVYLEFVQGEGGIQVASQQFVQLLSELREKYGFIIVADEVQSGIGRTGKPFAFNHYKIIPDVIVLAKAMGGGLPLGALITNERFAEIFQTGDHGSTFGGNPVACAAGLAVIKTVFDNRLVENVEKLGSYFKSKLYSLANKYPSIITEVRGIGFMLGVELNTPCVQIVNEFLENGVLVNCTNENVVRILPPLISTKENIDHFLNIFRIILDKHLE from the coding sequence ATGACATCGCCAGATAATCTCATCAAGAAAGAAGAAGAGTATCTTCTTCATACATACAAACGCTTACCAATTGATATCACTCATGGAGAAGGTGTATATCTGTTTTCAAAAGAGGGTAAGAAGTATATGGATTTTTTCTCAGGTCTCGCAGTTAATTCTCTAGGTTATGGGAACAAAGAAATTTTGAATGCAATTGAAAGCCAGATAAAAAAGTACATTCATCTTTCCAATTACTACCTTAATTCCCCTCAAATTGAACTTGCTGAAAAGCTTGTTAAATATTCAGGATTATCCAAAGTGTTCTTCACAAACAGTGGAACTGAAGCAGTTGAGGCATCAATTAAACTGGTTCGAAAAGCATCTGGACCAGATAAAAAGATTATTTCCTTTTCAAATGCATTCCATGGAAGAACTTATGGTTCATTAAGCATCAGTGGAAAAGAAAAATATAAAAAGCAATTTGAACCTCTGATGCCAAACGTAATTCAACTAAATTTTAATGATTTGGAAGAATTAAGAAATTCAATTGATAATAATACAGCTGCTGTTTACCTGGAATTCGTTCAAGGTGAAGGTGGAATACAGGTTGCATCACAACAATTTGTGCAATTGTTGTCTGAATTAAGAGAAAAATACGGATTCATTATCGTTGCTGATGAAGTACAGAGTGGTATCGGAAGAACAGGGAAGCCGTTTGCTTTTAATCATTATAAAATTATCCCGGATGTAATAGTACTTGCAAAGGCAATGGGCGGTGGATTACCACTTGGTGCATTAATTACTAATGAAAGATTTGCAGAGATATTTCAGACAGGCGACCATGGGAGTACATTTGGTGGAAATCCTGTTGCATGTGCTGCCGGTTTAGCGGTTATTAAAACTGTTTTTGACAATAGATTAGTTGAGAATGTAGAAAAATTGGGGAGCTACTTTAAATCAAAATTATACTCACTTGCCAACAAATATCCGTCAATCATAACTGAAGTTCGTGGCATTGGATTCATGCTTGGTGTAGAATTGAATACACCATGCGTTCAAATAGTAAATGAATTTTTAGAGAATGGTGTACTGGTAAATTGCACAAATGAAAACGTCGTACGAATTTTACCACCATTAATTTCGACGAAGGAAAACATTGATCATTTTTTAAACATTTTCAGAATTATTTTGGATAAGCATTTAGAGTGA